In Solobacterium moorei, a single genomic region encodes these proteins:
- a CDS encoding ABC transporter ATP-binding protein, translated as MAVDYNATPLLHVENLKQHFRLSRNYTTKAVDGISFDIYEGETYGLVGESGSGKSTTGRAVIRLYDPTEGKIIFNGHDISRKLSKKENDYLRKNMQMIFQDPMACLNPRKKVKEIIAQGLRIHHDYKTEEELTERVYQILEKVGLSREHATRYPQQFSGGQRQRIGIARALIMNPKLVIADEAISALDVSVQAQVVNLMRDLQQELGITYLFIAHDLSMVKYISDRIGVMHLGHIVETGTTNEIFDNPIHPYTKALLSAIPKANPVVEKKRIALSYDKTKEDVDYTVGSYHKITDTHTVLATDEEFAKWTK; from the coding sequence ATGGCAGTTGACTATAACGCAACACCATTATTGCATGTAGAAAATTTAAAGCAGCACTTTCGTCTCTCTCGAAATTACACCACAAAAGCTGTCGATGGTATTAGCTTTGATATCTATGAAGGTGAAACCTATGGACTTGTAGGTGAATCTGGATCTGGTAAATCCACAACAGGGCGTGCAGTCATCCGTTTATATGATCCTACGGAGGGAAAGATTATCTTCAATGGTCATGATATCAGTAGAAAGCTTTCAAAGAAGGAAAATGATTATCTACGTAAGAACATGCAGATGATTTTCCAAGATCCGATGGCTTGCTTAAATCCACGTAAGAAAGTCAAAGAAATCATTGCGCAAGGGTTGCGTATTCATCATGACTATAAGACAGAAGAAGAGTTAACAGAGCGTGTATATCAAATTTTAGAGAAGGTTGGTTTATCTCGTGAACATGCGACGCGTTATCCACAGCAGTTCTCAGGTGGGCAAAGACAGCGTATTGGTATTGCACGTGCGTTAATTATGAATCCAAAGCTTGTTATCGCAGATGAAGCTATCTCTGCTTTGGATGTATCTGTACAGGCACAGGTCGTTAACCTGATGCGAGACTTACAGCAAGAGCTTGGAATCACGTATCTATTTATCGCACATGACCTTTCGATGGTGAAGTATATCTCTGATCGTATTGGAGTTATGCACCTAGGTCATATTGTAGAGACAGGTACAACAAATGAAATCTTTGATAATCCAATTCATCCATATACAAAAGCACTCCTATCTGCGATTCCAAAAGCAAATCCAGTTGTAGAGAAAAAACGCATAGCACTTAGCTATGACAAGACAAAAGAAGATGTTGATTACACAGTTGGAAGCTACCACAAGATTACTGATACACATACAGTACTTGCGACAGATGAAGAGTTTGCAAAGTGGACAAAATAA
- a CDS encoding DEAD/DEAH box helicase produces the protein MRLRNINYKEIRYEREQLKMLRNQLFSLRLQERKNIQSIHDRCQYIIVDKVEGELRQIPITDLTKTFARLPLQALHVNHIITMYDLLKYNRRQLEALDGIGDETADKLMLALHRSTAAIKSQIHYRIDLEHLSDRDQEIMQEIYFYLHTKENFAKLNTIYQETERGIQEAYDNSGLIQNFFGWIFSDRKKKQKFLKAVEDVKYFNQSVYAEIIKQFYDDCIVLKDVDFETILQDYKENAIQYYTVIEKLADIEIKDDVDEDIDVSLLQKIQATPLLLESFHTELRHYQEFGAKYILHQKRVLLGDEMGLGKTIQAIAAMNHLYHKGHRYFFVICPASLLLNWKREVEKLTDMQAYILHGDSFGDYAVWESNGGIAIINYEGLDKIIFDKDFSLDMVVVDEAHFVKNKDAQRTRHTIRIIEQAEYALYMTGTAIENNVDEMCYLIECLNPSIANEIKGMKYLAKAELFRKKIAPVYLRRKRADVLMELPELTIYDEWCMMNEEEINSYRKAVESENFMAMRRVSWNSLNSTKAERMTELCLQALSEGRKVIVFSYFLDTLSFVSDLLLGKALPVISGKLSLEKRQDILRQFDEPIARVLPIQIHAGGIGLNIQTAEIVILCEPQLKPSDEMQAISRVYRMGQVNHVFVYRLLSADTIDETLVKRLHEKQNIFDQFADESEISEQLEQFEEADIQVLIQSERKKLNH, from the coding sequence ATGCGATTAAGAAATATCAACTACAAAGAGATTCGGTATGAACGTGAACAGTTGAAGATGCTAAGAAATCAACTCTTTTCGTTGCGTTTACAAGAAAGGAAAAACATTCAAAGTATTCATGATCGATGTCAATATATCATCGTGGATAAAGTTGAGGGAGAGCTTCGACAAATTCCGATTACAGATCTTACAAAAACATTCGCAAGGCTTCCCTTACAGGCACTGCATGTAAATCACATTATAACGATGTATGATTTGTTGAAATATAATCGTAGACAACTAGAAGCGTTGGATGGAATAGGTGATGAAACTGCAGATAAACTTATGCTGGCACTGCATCGCAGTACTGCAGCAATCAAAAGTCAGATTCACTATCGCATAGATCTAGAACATCTAAGTGATAGAGATCAAGAAATCATGCAAGAAATCTATTTCTATCTACATACCAAAGAAAACTTTGCAAAGTTAAATACAATCTATCAAGAAACAGAGCGTGGAATTCAAGAAGCTTATGATAACAGTGGGTTGATTCAAAACTTTTTTGGTTGGATCTTTAGTGATAGAAAAAAGAAACAGAAATTTTTAAAAGCTGTAGAAGATGTAAAATACTTTAATCAATCTGTTTACGCAGAGATAATTAAGCAATTTTATGATGATTGTATTGTGCTAAAAGATGTAGATTTTGAAACGATATTACAGGATTATAAAGAGAATGCGATTCAATACTATACTGTGATTGAAAAACTTGCGGATATTGAAATCAAAGATGATGTCGACGAAGATATTGATGTTTCGCTGTTGCAAAAGATACAAGCAACACCGTTGTTACTAGAATCATTTCATACTGAGTTACGTCATTATCAAGAGTTTGGAGCTAAGTATATTCTGCATCAGAAAAGAGTATTACTGGGAGATGAGATGGGACTTGGTAAAACCATTCAAGCAATTGCGGCAATGAATCATCTATATCATAAAGGTCATCGTTATTTCTTTGTGATATGTCCAGCTAGTTTATTATTGAATTGGAAACGTGAAGTTGAAAAACTAACAGACATGCAAGCATATATATTGCATGGGGATAGTTTTGGTGATTATGCAGTTTGGGAGAGCAACGGTGGTATTGCAATCATCAATTATGAAGGATTAGATAAGATCATCTTTGATAAGGATTTTTCGCTTGATATGGTAGTCGTGGATGAAGCGCACTTTGTTAAAAATAAAGATGCACAACGTACTCGTCACACGATACGAATCATTGAACAAGCAGAATACGCTCTATATATGACAGGTACAGCCATTGAAAACAATGTTGATGAAATGTGTTACCTAATTGAGTGCTTGAATCCGTCAATTGCAAATGAAATTAAAGGGATGAAATATCTAGCGAAAGCAGAACTATTTCGCAAGAAGATTGCGCCAGTGTACTTACGTCGTAAGCGTGCAGATGTACTTATGGAGCTTCCAGAACTAACGATTTACGATGAATGGTGCATGATGAATGAGGAGGAAATCAACTCTTACCGTAAAGCAGTTGAATCTGAAAACTTTATGGCAATGCGTAGAGTATCCTGGAATTCACTCAATTCCACAAAAGCAGAACGAATGACAGAGCTTTGTTTACAGGCACTCAGTGAAGGAAGAAAAGTTATTGTATTCTCTTACTTTCTAGATACGCTGTCTTTCGTTTCAGATCTATTATTAGGCAAAGCTTTGCCGGTGATTAGTGGTAAATTATCACTGGAGAAACGACAAGATATTCTACGCCAGTTTGATGAACCTATTGCGCGGGTATTACCAATACAAATTCATGCGGGTGGGATTGGTTTAAACATTCAGACTGCAGAGATTGTAATTCTTTGTGAACCACAATTAAAACCTTCGGATGAGATGCAAGCAATCTCACGTGTCTATCGTATGGGGCAGGTCAATCATGTATTTGTATACCGATTATTATCAGCTGATACGATAGATGAAACACTGGTAAAACGATTACATGAAAAACAAAATATCTTCGATCAATTTGCAGATGAATCTGAGATTTCAGAGCAATTAGAACAGTTTGAAGAAGCAGACATTCAAGTACTTATTCAAAGTGAAAGAAAAAAGTTGAATCACTAG